A stretch of DNA from Fodinicurvata sediminis DSM 21159:
ACCGGCCCGGCATCATGCTGGCCGGGGCGGCTCAGACCTATCTGCACCGCTATGGCGTGCGCGTTGGGGACCGTGTCGTGGTCGCGACTTCGCATGATTCGGCATGGCATGCCGCCTTCGACCTGTCCGATGCCGGCAGCCGCGTGGAGGCCATCGTCGATACGCGGGCCAATCCCTCGGACGCCTTGAAGCAGGCGGCACAAAGCCGTGGCATCCGGGTCCTGGCGGGGCATACGGTCACCGGCACCAGCGGCCGCCTGCGCGTCAATTCGGTGCGGGTGAACCCGGTGAAGGATGGCCGGGTCGGGGCGGCCGAAACGCTTGGCTGTGACAGCCTGCTGATGTCCGGCGGCTGGACACCGTCATTGCACCTCTTCTCGCATACCAAGGGGACCCTGCGCTGGGACGAGGAAAGCGAGGCCTTTCTGCCGGATCAGCAGGCCGAGGCCTGTCACATTACCGGCGCCGGTCGCGGGCTCTGGGGTGTGGAAGCCGCGCTTCAGGACGGTGACCGGCGCGGGGCAGAGGCGGCCGAAGCCGCTGGCCAAAAGCCGGAAAGCGGAGCCTTCCAGGTCGAGCACGATCGCACCGGCAGCGGCGAGACGCATCGCGAACTGCCGAGCGACCGCAAGCCTGGGCGTGCGCGGGCCTTCGTGGACTACCAGAACGACGTGACGGCCAAGGACATACGCCTGGCCGTACGCGAGGGCATGAAGTCCATTGAGCACGTGAAGCGCTACACCACCAACGGCATGGCCACCGACCAGGGCAAGCTGTCGAACATGAACGGCCTGATGATCGCAGCGGATGCCGTGGGCAAGGCGCCGCCCCAGGTGGGCCTCACGACCTTCCGGCCGCCCTATACGCCGACGACCTTCGGCGCCTTTGCCGGCTATCACCGGGGCGACCACTTCGAGGTGGTGCGCAAGACACCCATCGACAGCTGGGCCGAGGAGAACGGAGCGGTTTTCGAGCCGGTTTCTCAATGGCGCCGTGCCTGGTACTTCCCCCGGCAGGGCGAGGACATGGAGGCGGCCGTGGCCCGCGAATGCCTGGCCACGCGCAAGTCGCTGGGCATCTTCGACGCCTCGACCCTCGGCAAGATCGAGGTGGCGGGTCCGGATGCGGTGGAGTTCATGAACCGCATGTACACCAACCCCTGGACGAAGCTGGCACCCGGACGCTGCCGCTATGGCCTGTTGCTGGGCGAGGACGGATTCATTCGCGATGACGGTGTGATCGGGCGCCTGTCAGATGACCTGTTCCATGTCACCACCACTACCGGCGGCGCCGCACGCGTACTGACCATGATGGAGGACTATCTGCAGACCGAGTGGCCGGACCTGAATGTCTGGCTGACCTCGACCACCGAGCAGTGGGCCACCATCGCGCTCAACGGTCCCAATGCGAGGCGTGTTCTGGAACCCTTCGTCGAGGGCCAGGACCTGTCGCCCGAGGCCTTCGTCCACATGTCCGTGGCCGAGTGCAGGGTAGCCGGTTTCCCGGCGCGCCTGTTCCGCCTGAGCTTTACCGGCGAGTTGAGCTTCGAGATCAACGTGCCGGCGCGCTACGGGCGCGACCTCTGGGAAAAGCTCTACGAGGCCGGACAGCAGTTCGACATCTGCCCCTACGGCACGGAGACCATGCACG
This window harbors:
- a CDS encoding sarcosine oxidase subunit alpha — protein: MTAFRVAESGRVRHDRPVEFQFDGRRYQGLEGDTLASALLANGVHLLGRSFKYHRPRGILTAGSEEPNALVGTRRGPDRYEPNTRATVQEIWDGLQAESQNRYPRLSFDLGAINDRLYMLFSAGFYYKTFMWPRSFWERVYEPLIRRAAGLGKAPQEPDPDRYAERYLHSDILVVGGGPAGLSAAHSAAKAGASVVLVDESAEMGGHLLSEPGLVIDGQPAWDWLASMLEELRHLGVRVMSRTTAIGYYHQNFVALCERLSDHLKEAPPNLPRERLWQVRAGQVVLAQGALEKPLVFDGNDRPGIMLAGAAQTYLHRYGVRVGDRVVVATSHDSAWHAAFDLSDAGSRVEAIVDTRANPSDALKQAAQSRGIRVLAGHTVTGTSGRLRVNSVRVNPVKDGRVGAAETLGCDSLLMSGGWTPSLHLFSHTKGTLRWDEESEAFLPDQQAEACHITGAGRGLWGVEAALQDGDRRGAEAAEAAGQKPESGAFQVEHDRTGSGETHRELPSDRKPGRARAFVDYQNDVTAKDIRLAVREGMKSIEHVKRYTTNGMATDQGKLSNMNGLMIAADAVGKAPPQVGLTTFRPPYTPTTFGAFAGYHRGDHFEVVRKTPIDSWAEENGAVFEPVSQWRRAWYFPRQGEDMEAAVARECLATRKSLGIFDASTLGKIEVAGPDAVEFMNRMYTNPWTKLAPGRCRYGLLLGEDGFIRDDGVIGRLSDDLFHVTTTTGGAARVLTMMEDYLQTEWPDLNVWLTSTTEQWATIALNGPNARRVLEPFVEGQDLSPEAFVHMSVAECRVAGFPARLFRLSFTGELSFEINVPARYGRDLWEKLYEAGQQFDICPYGTETMHVLRAEKGFIIVGQDTDGTVTPDDAGMSWAVGKKKTDFVGMRSLSRPDLVAPGRKQLVGLLTEDGSVRLDEGAQVVADPNQSVPMAMIGHVSSSYHSATLGRSIALALLKDGRNLKGQEVYVPLPSGLHKARVTDTVFYDPEGERLKV